A genomic window from Klebsiella quasipneumoniae subsp. quasipneumoniae includes:
- the ribF gene encoding bifunctional riboflavin kinase/FAD synthetase, whose protein sequence is MKLIRGIHNLSQAPHGCVLTIGNFDGVHRGHQALLQRLREEGRQRGLPVVVMIFEPQPLELFAADKAPARLTRLREKLSYLAESGVDYVLCVRFDRRFAALTAQDFISELLVRRLGVQFLAVGDDFRFGAGRQGDFLLLQKAGAEYGFDVTSTQTFCEGGVRISSTAVRQALADDDLLLAETLLGHPFSISGRVVHGDELGRTIGFPTANLPLRRQVSPVKGVYAVEVTGLGDKPIAGVANIGTRPTVAGVRQQLEVHLLDVVMDLYGRHINVVLRKKIRNEQRFASLDELKAQIARDELTARELFGLTSQA, encoded by the coding sequence ATGAAGCTGATACGCGGCATACATAATCTCAGTCAGGCCCCGCACGGGTGCGTGCTGACCATTGGCAATTTTGACGGCGTGCATCGTGGGCATCAGGCGCTGCTGCAGCGCTTGCGCGAAGAGGGCCGCCAGCGCGGTTTACCGGTGGTGGTGATGATTTTCGAACCCCAGCCGCTCGAGCTTTTTGCCGCCGATAAAGCCCCGGCGCGGTTGACCCGCCTGCGTGAAAAGCTGAGCTATCTGGCTGAAAGCGGGGTCGACTATGTGCTGTGCGTTCGCTTCGACCGCCGGTTCGCCGCGCTGACGGCGCAGGATTTTATCAGTGAACTGCTGGTGCGCCGCCTGGGCGTGCAGTTCCTTGCCGTCGGTGACGATTTCCGCTTTGGCGCTGGTCGCCAGGGGGATTTCTTGTTATTACAAAAGGCGGGGGCGGAATACGGCTTCGACGTCACCAGCACCCAAACCTTCTGCGAAGGCGGGGTGCGGATCAGCAGCACGGCGGTGCGTCAGGCGCTGGCCGATGACGATCTCCTGCTGGCGGAGACGCTGCTCGGCCATCCGTTTAGCATTTCCGGGCGCGTCGTGCATGGCGACGAACTGGGCCGTACCATAGGTTTTCCGACGGCGAACTTACCGCTGCGTCGTCAGGTTTCCCCGGTTAAAGGGGTCTATGCGGTAGAAGTGACAGGGCTGGGCGACAAGCCGATCGCCGGCGTCGCCAATATTGGCACCCGTCCAACGGTAGCGGGCGTGCGTCAGCAGCTCGAAGTGCATCTGTTGGACGTTGTAATGGACCTCTACGGTCGCCATATCAATGTAGTACTGCGTAAAAAGATACGTAATGAGCAGCGGTTTGCGTCGCTCGACGAGCTGAAGGCGCAAATCGCACGTGATGAGTTAACGGCCCGCGAATTATTTGGGCTGACCAGCCAGGCCTGA
- the rpsT gene encoding 30S ribosomal protein S20, translating into MANIKSAKKRAVQSEKARKHNASRRSMMRTFIKKVYAAIEAGDKAAAQKAFNEMQPIVDRQAAKGLIHKNKAARHKANLTAQINKLA; encoded by the coding sequence TTGGCTAATATCAAATCAGCTAAGAAGCGCGCCGTTCAGTCTGAAAAGGCTCGCAAGCACAACGCTAGCCGTCGCTCTATGATGCGTACTTTCATCAAGAAAGTATACGCAGCTATCGAAGCTGGCGACAAAGCTGCTGCACAAAAAGCATTTAACGAAATGCAACCGATCGTGGACCGTCAGGCTGCTAAAGGTCTGATCCACAAAAACAAAGCTGCGCGTCATAAGGCTAACCTGACCGCTCAGATCAACAAACTGGCTTAA
- the nhaR gene encoding transcriptional activator NhaR, producing the protein MSHINYNHLYYFWHVYKEGSVVGAAEALFLTPQTITGQIKALEERLQGKLFKRKGRGLEPSELGELVFRYADRMFTLSQEMLDIVNYRKESNLLFDVGVADALSKRLVSGVLDAAVVESEQIHLRCFESTHELLLEQLSQHKLDMIISDCPIDSTQQEGLFSVKIGECSVSFWCMNPAPMKPFPACLEERRLLIPGRRSMLGRKLLNWINVQGLKVEILGEFDDAALMKAFGAAHNAIFVAPTLYAHDFYHDESIVEIGRMDSVMEEYHAIFAERMIQHPAVQRICNRDYSSLFTEPR; encoded by the coding sequence ATGTCACATATCAACTACAACCATCTGTACTACTTCTGGCACGTCTATAAAGAAGGGTCTGTCGTGGGCGCGGCGGAGGCGCTGTTTCTGACGCCGCAAACCATTACCGGGCAGATCAAAGCGCTGGAGGAGCGTCTGCAGGGAAAGTTATTTAAGCGCAAGGGAAGAGGGCTGGAGCCGAGCGAGCTCGGGGAGCTGGTCTTTCGCTACGCCGACCGGATGTTTACCCTGAGCCAGGAGATGCTCGACATCGTCAACTACCGCAAAGAGTCGAATCTGCTGTTTGACGTCGGCGTGGCCGATGCGCTATCGAAACGGCTGGTCAGCGGCGTACTGGATGCCGCCGTTGTCGAAAGCGAGCAGATCCATCTGCGCTGTTTTGAATCCACCCATGAGCTGCTGCTGGAGCAGCTGAGCCAGCATAAGCTCGATATGATTATCTCTGACTGCCCGATCGACTCGACGCAGCAGGAAGGGCTGTTTTCGGTGAAGATTGGCGAGTGCAGCGTCAGCTTCTGGTGCATGAACCCGGCGCCAATGAAGCCGTTCCCGGCCTGTCTTGAAGAGCGACGGCTGCTGATCCCTGGTCGACGCTCGATGCTGGGACGTAAGCTGCTGAACTGGATTAACGTGCAGGGGCTGAAGGTGGAGATCCTCGGCGAGTTTGACGACGCGGCGCTCATGAAAGCCTTCGGCGCCGCGCATAATGCGATTTTTGTCGCGCCGACGCTCTACGCGCATGATTTCTACCATGATGAATCGATTGTCGAAATTGGCCGCATGGATAGCGTGATGGAGGAGTATCACGCCATTTTCGCCGAACGGATGATTCAGCATCCGGCGGTACAGCGCATCTGCAATCGCGATTATTCGTCGCTGTTTACTGAACCCAGATAG
- the nhaA gene encoding Na+/H+ antiporter NhaA produces the protein MKHLQRFFSSDASGGIVLIIAAALAMVMANTSVTSGLYHSFLDTPVQLRVGALEINKNMLLWINDALMAVFFLLIGLEVKRELIQGSLASRRQAVFPVIAALGGMIVPALVYLAFNAQDPVAREGWAIPAATDIAFALGVLALLGSRVPTALKIFLMALAIIDDLGAIVIIALFYTHDLSMLSLGVAAAAIAVLVVLNLSGVRRTGIYILVGAVLWTAVLKSGVHATLAGVIVGFMIPLQEKQGQSPAKVLEHVLHPWVAFMILPLFAFANAGVSLRGVTLDGLTSLLPLGIMAGLFIGKPLGISLFCWLALKLKWASLPEGTTCRQIMAVGILCGIGFTMSIFIATLAFANVDPALINWAKLGILIGSVVSAVTGYLILRQRVTDTRLAV, from the coding sequence GTGAAACATCTGCAACGATTCTTCAGTAGCGATGCTTCCGGCGGCATTGTCTTAATCATCGCCGCGGCGCTGGCGATGGTCATGGCCAATACCAGCGTGACCAGCGGTCTGTATCACTCCTTCCTTGATACGCCTGTACAGCTGCGGGTGGGAGCGCTGGAGATCAACAAGAATATGCTGCTATGGATCAATGATGCCCTGATGGCGGTGTTCTTCTTGCTGATTGGCCTGGAGGTTAAACGCGAGCTGATTCAGGGCTCGCTGGCGAGTCGCCGTCAGGCGGTCTTTCCGGTGATTGCCGCGCTCGGCGGGATGATCGTCCCGGCGCTGGTCTATCTGGCCTTTAACGCTCAGGATCCTGTCGCCAGAGAGGGATGGGCGATCCCGGCGGCGACGGATATTGCCTTTGCCCTCGGCGTGCTGGCGCTGTTAGGCAGCCGCGTCCCGACGGCGCTGAAGATTTTCCTGATGGCGCTGGCGATTATTGATGACCTTGGGGCTATCGTGATTATCGCGCTGTTTTATACCCACGACCTGTCAATGCTCTCGCTGGGCGTGGCGGCGGCGGCGATTGCGGTGCTGGTGGTTCTGAATCTGAGCGGCGTGCGACGCACCGGGATCTATATTCTGGTCGGTGCGGTGCTGTGGACCGCGGTGCTGAAGTCCGGCGTTCACGCGACGCTTGCCGGGGTCATCGTCGGCTTTATGATCCCGCTCCAGGAGAAGCAGGGTCAGTCACCGGCTAAAGTGCTTGAGCATGTCCTGCATCCGTGGGTGGCGTTTATGATCCTGCCGCTGTTTGCCTTCGCCAACGCGGGCGTCTCGCTGCGGGGGGTTACGCTTGATGGACTGACGTCGCTGCTGCCCCTGGGTATCATGGCCGGCCTGTTTATCGGTAAGCCGCTGGGGATCAGCCTGTTCTGCTGGCTGGCCCTGAAGCTGAAGTGGGCCTCGCTACCGGAGGGGACCACCTGCCGGCAGATTATGGCGGTGGGCATTCTGTGCGGGATTGGCTTTACGATGTCGATTTTTATCGCCACGCTGGCCTTCGCCAATGTCGATCCCGCGTTAATCAACTGGGCCAAGCTTGGCATCTTAATTGGATCGGTGGTATCAGCTGTTACCGGCTACCTCATACTGCGTCAGCGCGTAACGGATACTCGCCTCGCGGTATAA